In one window of Nocardia brasiliensis DNA:
- a CDS encoding glycoside hydrolase domain-containing protein, which translates to MTQLIDFSAALIEPADIRAAGFSGVIGYFSESRPGTNFGAKPLRRDYCDRLRVEGLEIVTNYQYGKGPTADWRGGYDGGARHAETALRFHFEAGGPGWRPLYAPVDDNPTLDEWNSLIAPFLRGWASVVGPEWTGVYCNARCIDWALEDGVGQWFWQHNWSGDPSINFHHPAAHLHQIEIDQREISGVGIDVNEVLKPDYGQWSAARAPGPVSPISREDDQTGISPNTSSRGGAAVLWFLLHTQEGNGDAQSLANYLQNPNSGVSYHYTDDNTGTVIDVVDTDRASWSVLGGNSRSINLCFAGSRAAWSRDEWFGRMQRGIDCAAWIAVQDCRKYGLPIRTISPEELGADERGVADHNAYTIGKRDGTHTDVGPNFPWDYLNAKLTEYGG; encoded by the coding sequence GTGACCCAGCTGATCGACTTCTCTGCCGCGCTCATCGAGCCGGCCGATATCCGTGCGGCCGGATTCTCCGGCGTCATCGGATATTTCTCGGAATCCCGGCCCGGCACGAACTTCGGGGCCAAACCGCTGCGCCGGGACTATTGCGATCGACTGCGCGTCGAAGGCCTCGAGATCGTCACGAACTATCAATACGGCAAGGGGCCGACGGCGGACTGGCGCGGCGGCTATGACGGTGGGGCGCGGCACGCGGAGACGGCGCTGCGCTTCCATTTCGAGGCGGGCGGGCCCGGATGGCGGCCGCTGTACGCGCCGGTGGACGACAATCCGACCCTGGACGAGTGGAACAGCCTGATCGCGCCGTTCCTGCGCGGCTGGGCCTCGGTGGTCGGCCCCGAATGGACCGGCGTGTACTGCAATGCCCGATGCATCGATTGGGCGTTGGAAGATGGTGTCGGGCAATGGTTCTGGCAGCACAACTGGTCCGGCGACCCGTCCATAAACTTCCATCATCCGGCGGCGCACCTGCACCAGATCGAGATCGATCAGCGAGAGATCTCCGGCGTCGGCATCGACGTCAACGAGGTGCTGAAACCCGATTACGGGCAGTGGTCGGCCGCCCGCGCACCGGGACCGGTTTCGCCGATCAGCCGGGAGGACGACCAAACCGGTATCAGCCCCAACACCTCCTCCCGCGGCGGCGCCGCGGTGCTGTGGTTCCTGCTGCACACCCAGGAGGGCAACGGTGACGCCCAGTCCTTGGCCAATTATCTGCAGAACCCGAATTCCGGTGTCTCCTACCACTACACGGACGACAACACCGGCACGGTGATCGACGTGGTGGATACCGACCGGGCCTCGTGGTCGGTGCTCGGCGGCAATTCGCGCTCGATCAACCTGTGCTTCGCGGGCTCGCGGGCGGCGTGGTCGCGCGACGAGTGGTTCGGGCGGATGCAGCGCGGAATCGACTGTGCGGCCTGGATCGCCGTGCAGGACTGCCGGAAATACGGGCTGCCGATCCGGACGATCTCGCCCGAGGAATTGGGCGCCGACGAGCGCGGCGTCGCCGACCACAACGCGTACACGATCGGCAAGCGGGACGGCACGCACACCGATGTGGGGCCGAATTTCCCGTGGGACTACCTGAACGCGAAATTGACGGAGTACGGCGGATAG
- a CDS encoding DUF4185 domain-containing protein: protein MPEHRTTPQQGTYLCDNAGDSASRFGLGSSDLGIPYRRYDGSWGYVFGDSFRGQGATGEFIGSPVVLYQADFDATGQTPITFTAAEPLPTCAQLFDYQHNADNGFGFEVSRIPNDAITLTVDGRNRIFIQYTSVHRWVGPRSRVDGSLMAGIAYSDDNGASWQDFERHWPGDGQGNTGSLDMMWSFAGVDPDGLLYVFSKAWNGSHFYADDRGRIQLFRYQPADFFRGDLDAREHWVYLDQTWQWVPAAQAAPSSLFGPDNGIGEFSVKRIGELYVMSYFDVTDFSIRTRTAPRPDRVWTAPKTQVVGSTLWPPTHWFRRRQPFPYGGYLHPGSASPENLTLLISSWDGQLGHRPYTVTQWSGLAA from the coding sequence ATGCCGGAGCACCGCACGACACCACAGCAAGGGACCTATCTGTGTGACAACGCGGGCGACTCGGCCAGCCGGTTCGGGCTCGGATCAAGCGATCTGGGCATCCCCTATCGTCGCTACGACGGCTCGTGGGGGTACGTCTTCGGCGATTCCTTCCGCGGGCAGGGGGCGACCGGCGAGTTCATCGGCAGCCCGGTCGTGTTGTACCAGGCCGATTTCGACGCGACCGGACAGACGCCGATCACCTTCACCGCGGCCGAACCGCTGCCGACGTGCGCGCAACTGTTCGACTATCAGCACAACGCGGACAACGGTTTCGGCTTCGAGGTCAGTCGCATCCCGAACGACGCGATCACGCTCACCGTCGACGGCCGGAACCGGATCTTCATCCAATACACCTCGGTGCACCGGTGGGTGGGACCGCGCAGCCGGGTGGACGGGTCGCTCATGGCGGGCATCGCCTACTCCGACGACAACGGCGCGAGCTGGCAGGATTTCGAACGCCATTGGCCCGGCGACGGACAGGGCAACACCGGCAGCCTGGACATGATGTGGTCGTTCGCGGGCGTCGACCCGGACGGCCTGCTGTACGTCTTCAGCAAGGCGTGGAACGGCAGCCATTTCTACGCGGACGATCGCGGTCGGATCCAGCTGTTCCGTTACCAGCCCGCCGATTTCTTCCGTGGCGATCTCGATGCCCGCGAGCACTGGGTGTACCTGGATCAGACGTGGCAGTGGGTGCCCGCCGCGCAGGCGGCGCCCTCGTCACTGTTCGGACCGGACAACGGCATCGGCGAGTTCTCGGTGAAACGCATCGGCGAGCTGTATGTGATGAGCTATTTCGACGTCACGGATTTCAGCATCCGCACCCGCACCGCCCCACGTCCCGACCGGGTCTGGACCGCGCCGAAGACCCAGGTCGTCGGGAGCACGCTGTGGCCGCCGACGCATTGGTTCCGCCGCAGGCAACCCTTCCCGTACGGCGGGTACCTGCATCCCGGCAGCGCGAGCCCGGAGAACCTGACCCTGCTCATCAGCTCGTGGGACGGCCAATTGGGCCACCGGCCCTACACCGTCACGCAGTGGTCCGGACTGGCCGCCTGA
- a CDS encoding carbohydrate ABC transporter permease — protein sequence MTAFGPRADRRQSGLTRRKAAAGRTFIAPNLAAVLVFLVFPLGLSLYLSFHHWNMFSAPEYVGTANYRRLFAEDPLFYIALRNTALFTVLTLVPTIVISLAVAAALNEKVRGIALFRSVMFMPLVASTAAITVVWKFMFATEGGLFNALLGWFGVDPVQWLADPNWALVSLCLVSIWKSVPFAAAVLLAAMQGVPADLYEAARIDGAGGWQRFRSITLPLIRPALGFVFVISIINTVQAFDQAYVLTGSAGGPETGTYLFGIMLFQNAFVFNDLGYACALAWVIFAILLALTYFQLRLSRSGAEET from the coding sequence ATGACCGCCTTCGGACCACGCGCGGACCGGCGGCAGTCCGGCCTCACCCGCCGGAAGGCGGCGGCGGGCCGCACCTTCATCGCACCGAATCTGGCGGCGGTACTGGTGTTCCTGGTGTTCCCGCTCGGGCTGTCGCTGTATTTGAGCTTCCACCACTGGAATATGTTCTCTGCCCCGGAATACGTCGGCACCGCGAACTATCGCAGGCTGTTCGCCGAGGACCCGCTGTTCTACATCGCGCTGCGCAACACCGCGCTGTTCACTGTCCTCACGCTGGTGCCGACCATCGTGATCAGCCTCGCCGTCGCTGCGGCGCTCAACGAAAAGGTCAGGGGCATAGCGCTTTTCCGTAGTGTCATGTTCATGCCGCTGGTCGCGTCGACCGCGGCGATCACGGTGGTCTGGAAGTTCATGTTCGCCACCGAGGGCGGGCTGTTCAACGCCTTGCTCGGGTGGTTCGGCGTCGATCCGGTGCAGTGGCTGGCCGATCCGAACTGGGCGCTGGTGTCGCTGTGCCTGGTCAGCATCTGGAAGAGCGTGCCGTTCGCCGCCGCGGTGCTGCTGGCGGCGATGCAGGGCGTGCCCGCGGATCTGTACGAGGCCGCGCGCATCGATGGCGCGGGCGGGTGGCAGCGGTTCCGATCGATCACGCTGCCGTTGATCCGGCCCGCACTGGGTTTCGTCTTCGTCATCTCGATCATCAACACGGTGCAGGCCTTCGATCAGGCCTACGTGCTGACCGGCAGCGCGGGCGGCCCGGAGACCGGCACCTATCTCTTCGGCATCATGCTGTTCCAGAATGCCTTCGTCTTCAACGATCTCGGATACGCGTGCGCGCTGGCCTGGGTGATCTTCGCGATCCTGCTCGCGCTCACCTATTTTCAGCTGCGCCTCTCACGCAGCGGCGCCGAGGAGACCTGA
- a CDS encoding carbohydrate ABC transporter permease encodes MAATARYQRVIARRTLRGVLVYLALVVMAWCALLPILWALAGSLQPPGRITGTDLVPDDPQGSNYRLVFEFVPFGRMFLNTVLYAGLVTAGQVFFCSLAGYAFARLPFRGRDAIFLAYLGTLMVPLTVTVIPQFILMRTFGWVDSPLAMIVPGLFGSAFGTYLMRQFFLTLPAELEEAAILDGCSLWQTYWRVLLPHTTPAVLVLAVLTWVTVWNDFLWPLIMIQRDSISPLNLGLVWLQGQYTANWPVFMAASMIMLAPMLVVYALTQRAFVRGIATSGLAGR; translated from the coding sequence ATGGCCGCCACCGCGCGCTATCAGCGCGTCATCGCCCGCCGCACCCTGCGCGGTGTGCTGGTCTATCTCGCGCTGGTGGTGATGGCGTGGTGCGCACTGTTGCCGATCCTGTGGGCGCTGGCCGGCTCGCTGCAGCCGCCGGGCCGGATCACGGGCACCGATCTCGTGCCCGACGATCCGCAGGGGTCGAACTACCGCCTCGTCTTCGAGTTCGTCCCGTTCGGGCGAATGTTCCTCAACACGGTGCTCTATGCGGGGCTGGTGACCGCCGGGCAGGTCTTCTTCTGCTCGCTGGCCGGATATGCATTCGCCCGCTTGCCGTTTCGCGGGCGCGACGCGATATTCCTGGCCTATCTGGGCACCCTCATGGTGCCGTTGACGGTCACCGTGATTCCGCAGTTCATTCTCATGCGTACGTTCGGCTGGGTGGACAGTCCGCTCGCTATGATCGTGCCCGGCCTGTTCGGCAGCGCCTTCGGTACCTATCTGATGCGGCAGTTCTTCCTCACACTGCCCGCCGAATTGGAAGAGGCGGCCATCCTCGACGGCTGTTCGCTCTGGCAGACGTACTGGCGAGTGTTGTTGCCGCACACCACACCCGCGGTTCTGGTGCTCGCCGTGCTCACCTGGGTGACGGTATGGAACGACTTCCTGTGGCCATTGATCATGATCCAGCGCGACAGCATCTCCCCCCTGAATCTCGGCCTGGTTTGGCTGCAAGGCCAGTACACCGCGAACTGGCCGGTGTTCATGGCCGCGTCGATGATCATGCTGGCGCCGATGCTGGTCGTATACGCGCTCACCCAGCGTGCTTTCGTGCGCGGCATCGCCACCTCCGGTCTCGCCGGGCGCTGA
- a CDS encoding GNAT family N-acetyltransferase, protein MGNYTDFPASLGTERLRLRSWLPSDAAGYRELWAERDPRAMHRITAEGRPTVEDMRIWLRANPLGPDPGLGLRPIERRDTGEFIGYCGLIIGKGSFDEPEIAYELAQRAHGFGYATEAGRAVVAAAAGTGRRRLWATVRAWNTASLRVPAKLDFVDSGRVTPDPVRGDSIWMTRVLDASMCA, encoded by the coding sequence ATGGGGAATTACACGGACTTTCCGGCGAGTCTCGGGACCGAGCGGTTGCGGCTGCGCTCCTGGCTCCCGTCGGACGCGGCGGGGTATCGGGAGCTGTGGGCCGAGCGTGACCCGCGGGCCATGCATCGGATCACCGCGGAGGGCCGCCCGACGGTCGAGGACATGCGGATCTGGTTGCGGGCCAACCCACTCGGCCCTGACCCCGGGTTGGGGTTGCGTCCGATCGAGCGCCGCGACACCGGTGAGTTCATCGGGTACTGCGGGCTGATCATCGGCAAAGGGTCCTTCGATGAACCGGAGATCGCCTACGAACTCGCCCAGCGGGCACACGGATTCGGGTATGCCACCGAGGCGGGGCGGGCGGTGGTCGCGGCCGCGGCGGGCACCGGGCGCCGCCGGTTGTGGGCCACGGTGCGCGCATGGAACACCGCTTCGTTGCGGGTGCCGGCGAAGCTCGATTTCGTCGACAGCGGACGGGTCACCCCGGATCCCGTTCGGGGAGACTCGATCTGGATGACCCGGGTGCTCGACGCGTCGATGTGCGCGTGA
- a CDS encoding ABC transporter substrate-binding protein, which yields MVTRRAVLSGAAVLGTALAAPGLAGCGDDSNSLTFFFQAAPAEARVRRQIIEEFGRLHPEIEIRVQLSGPDPQQQILTYCAGGKCPDILMQWESYSRFAALGVLQDLNVLLDKDPAYAARLRADSTPNLYETFTFQGGQYVLPEQWAGIFLYYNRRLFDEAGLKPPPARWQDAWSFDEFLATAQALTKRDASGSASRWGFVDAWPVPRWSAAIFGMNNGAAWFTPAIDPTRTNIDDDRFIEGFQFYTDLSVRHHVAPRAADLQAQSALDLFMQGKAAMVLTGHWQYSGFLAAPDLDFDVTVLPVGPQGDRAGSDVGTTGLAIAASSAKKELAWEFVKFATGPQGQRAVAESGLFVPALQSARRSPEFLRSHTRIRNLEVLIDGPDNSHHLPVSPQWPRVDAAFTRFSDRVLRGAAPASWFKDGPAAELNRLLAGPV from the coding sequence ATGGTGACACGGCGCGCGGTGTTGTCCGGCGCCGCCGTGCTCGGGACCGCGCTGGCCGCGCCGGGACTCGCCGGTTGCGGCGACGACTCGAACTCGCTGACGTTCTTCTTTCAGGCCGCCCCCGCCGAGGCGCGGGTGCGCAGGCAGATCATCGAGGAGTTCGGGCGGCTGCATCCGGAAATCGAGATCCGGGTGCAACTTTCGGGCCCCGATCCGCAGCAGCAGATCCTGACCTATTGCGCGGGCGGTAAATGCCCGGACATTCTGATGCAATGGGAATCGTATTCCCGATTCGCCGCCCTCGGCGTGCTGCAGGACTTGAATGTCTTGCTGGACAAGGATCCCGCCTACGCGGCGCGGCTACGGGCCGACAGCACGCCGAACCTGTACGAGACCTTCACCTTCCAAGGCGGGCAATACGTGCTGCCCGAGCAGTGGGCGGGAATCTTCCTCTACTACAACAGAAGGTTGTTCGACGAGGCCGGGCTGAAACCCCCGCCCGCGCGCTGGCAGGACGCCTGGTCGTTCGACGAATTCCTCGCCACCGCACAAGCTTTGACGAAGCGCGACGCGTCGGGCAGCGCCAGCCGGTGGGGGTTCGTCGACGCCTGGCCGGTGCCGCGCTGGTCGGCGGCGATCTTCGGAATGAACAACGGCGCGGCATGGTTCACTCCCGCGATCGATCCGACGCGGACGAACATCGACGACGACCGTTTCATCGAGGGCTTCCAGTTCTACACCGACCTCTCGGTGCGCCACCACGTCGCACCGAGGGCCGCCGACCTGCAGGCCCAGTCGGCGCTCGACCTGTTCATGCAGGGGAAAGCGGCGATGGTGCTCACCGGGCACTGGCAGTACAGCGGCTTCCTCGCCGCCCCCGATCTGGATTTCGATGTCACCGTGCTGCCGGTCGGCCCGCAGGGGGACCGTGCCGGATCCGATGTCGGGACCACGGGTCTGGCTATCGCCGCGTCCAGTGCGAAGAAGGAACTGGCGTGGGAGTTCGTGAAATTCGCGACCGGGCCGCAGGGGCAGCGGGCCGTCGCGGAGTCGGGTCTGTTCGTCCCGGCGTTGCAGTCGGCGCGGCGTTCTCCCGAATTCCTCCGGTCCCACACCAGGATCCGCAACCTCGAGGTCCTGATCGACGGGCCGGACAATTCCCATCATCTTCCGGTCAGCCCGCAGTGGCCGCGGGTCGACGCCGCCTTCACCCGCTTCTCCGATCGGGTGCTGCGCGGTGCGGCACCCGCGTCCTGGTTCAAGGATGGCCCGGCCGCCGAGCTCAACCGCCTGCTCGCGGGGCCGGTATGA